A stretch of the Lineus longissimus chromosome 10, tnLinLong1.2, whole genome shotgun sequence genome encodes the following:
- the LOC135494729 gene encoding uncharacterized protein LOC135494729, with translation MSLAMSRGDLPMTRRIPILPSAVRKASRKGLESQCLLAEAMEVEPETLIEVYEDRERGCLYGSFEEPPEDFGSNISKGQENGRHLPSTIEEVDGLQDDFVSINADAGDVIQFHDSHFGGPAVQAAGVRVEEVEVDVHIDAPREATKASKNYANRSLLHLDSLQTAIALHEETEMAIHGQYLKTIGDEINSSKSKATLATLARHFRLQRLNDVLIEIVEMECGLERWHKMVKSELPQNFESCVQNSTKKLEEVSKVLHNKWVSNKAIIDAHYCLKDGKYLETKIAQFHDSMEETLRVLFDLVGNMSECSEEYTHVPEIPFSKFSIHKKITELPGKYVVVQC, from the exons ATGAGTCTGGCGATGAG CAGAGGAGACCTTCCGATGACAAGACGGATACCGATACTGCCGTCTGCTGTCAGGAAAGCATCCCGAAAGGGTTTGGAAAGCCAGTGCCTGCTGGCTGAAGCAATGGAGGTGGAACCGGAGACGCTGATAGAGGTGTACGAGGACAGGGAAAGGGGATGCCTCTATGGAAGCTTCGAGGAACCACCGGAGGACTTTGGTTCTAACATCTCCAAGGGCCAGG AAAATGGTCGCCACCTTCCCTCCACCATCGAGGAAGTAGATGGGCTCCAAGACGACTTTGTCTCCATCAATGCCGACGCCGGAGATGTCATACAGTTTCACGACTCGCACTTCGGTGGGCCTGCGGTCCAGGCTGCAGGTGTTCGGGTAGAGGAGGTAGAGGTGGACGTCCACATTGAT GCGCCACGTGAAGCAACGAAAGCATCGAAAAACTATGCCAACAGATCCCTGCTGCACTTGGATTCGTTGCAGACGGCTATCGCACTGCACGAAGAGACGGAGATGGCAATACACGGACAGTACCTGAAGACCATCGGGGACGAGATTAACTCTTCAAAATCGAAGGCGACATTAGCCACATTGGCCCGCCATTTTCGGTTgcagaggttaaatgatgtgTTGATAGAGATTGTGGAGATGGAGTGTGGATTGGAAAGGTGGCACAAAATGGTCAAGTCGGAACTGCCACAGAACTTTGAAAGCTGTGTTCAAAATTCGACGAAAAAGTTGGAAGAG GTGTCAAAGGTTCTACACAATAAATGGGTTTCCAACAAGGCCATCATCGATGCTCACTACTGCCTGAAAGACGGGAAATATCTCGAAACGAAAATAGCTCAATTCCATGACTCGATGGAAGAGACACTGAGGGTGTTGTTCGACCTTGTGGGAAATATGTCTGAATGCAGCGAGGAGTACACACACGTTCCCGAAATACCTTTCAGTAAATTTTCTATACATAAGAAAATTACTGAGCTGCCTGGAAAATACGTTGTAGTCCAATGTTAA